In the Candidatus Electrothrix rattekaaiensis genome, one interval contains:
- a CDS encoding lipid-binding SYLF domain-containing protein encodes MKWFRGNIGIARGVFIAPQMLRGAFLIGGSRGSGLLLARDLATGKWSYPGFYAINSVSTGLQIGADASEIILLVMTEQGMNAMLSSEFKIDSEGMVAAGPIGDASPQDSADILAFARSMRGSISGVSLAGAVITPRSSLNTAYYGRPVNLEDILVRQMVSNYKAESLRRRIATAPKAPARY; translated from the coding sequence ATGAAATGGTTTCGTGGAAATATTGGCATTGCACGCGGTGTTTTTATTGCCCCGCAGATGCTCAGAGGAGCATTTTTGATAGGGGGTTCCAGAGGCTCCGGACTGCTGCTTGCTCGTGATCTGGCAACCGGCAAATGGAGCTATCCTGGGTTTTATGCCATAAATTCGGTGTCAACAGGGCTGCAAATTGGTGCGGATGCCTCGGAAATTATTCTTTTGGTCATGACGGAGCAGGGGATGAACGCTATGCTTTCGTCTGAATTCAAGATAGACTCGGAGGGCATGGTGGCGGCAGGGCCTATCGGCGACGCGTCACCGCAGGACTCGGCTGATATTCTGGCCTTTGCCCGGTCCATGCGGGGGAGTATCAGCGGTGTGTCACTTGCGGGGGCGGTTATAACCCCACGCAGCTCATTAAATACTGCCTATTATGGTCGACCGGTCAACCTTGAAGATATTTTGGTGCGCCAAATGGTGAGCAATTATAAGGCGGAATCGCTCCGTAGGAGAATAGCTACAGCACCGAAGGCACCGGCGCGTTATTGA
- a CDS encoding rubredoxin → MQQYECPCGYVYDPEEGDPDNGIDPGTAFKDLPDDWVCPKCQAEKEFFFEAD, encoded by the coding sequence ATGCAACAGTATGAGTGTCCCTGCGGTTATGTTTATGATCCGGAAGAGGGAGATCCTGATAACGGTATTGATCCGGGGACTGCTTTTAAAGATCTGCCTGATGATTGGGTTTGCCCCAAATGCCAAGCCGAAAAAGAGTTTTTTTTCGAAGCCGATTGA
- the rplU gene encoding 50S ribosomal protein L21, with protein sequence MYAIVRTGGKQYQVATGDTLRVEKLTGEVGETVELSDVLLVADGDNIRVGTPAVEGAKVVAKIVEQGKAKKVLVFKKKKRKGYRVLRGHRQLFTALSIQEIM encoded by the coding sequence ATGTATGCCATAGTACGTACTGGCGGAAAACAGTATCAGGTCGCGACCGGTGATACTTTACGGGTAGAGAAATTAACAGGAGAAGTCGGCGAGACTGTAGAACTTTCTGATGTTTTACTGGTCGCAGATGGAGATAACATCCGTGTCGGAACTCCTGCGGTTGAGGGTGCCAAGGTCGTCGCCAAAATCGTTGAGCAGGGCAAGGCAAAAAAAGTACTTGTTTTCAAGAAAAAGAAACGCAAAGGATATCGAGTTCTGCGTGGTCATCGTCAGCTTTTTACCGCTCTGAGCATTCAGGAAATCATGTAG
- the rpmA gene encoding 50S ribosomal protein L27, with the protein MAHKKAGGSSRNGRDSAGQRRGVKRFGGQTVTAGSILVRQLGTKIHPGTNVGCGRDYTLFAKVDGVVTFEDFGKNRKRVSVYPSSTESCSCAQAQTQEQCGANC; encoded by the coding sequence ATGGCACATAAAAAGGCAGGTGGTAGTTCGAGGAACGGTCGCGACAGCGCAGGACAGCGGCGTGGAGTAAAACGCTTTGGAGGACAAACCGTCACAGCGGGCAGCATTCTTGTTCGCCAGCTTGGCACCAAAATCCACCCAGGAACCAATGTCGGTTGCGGACGTGATTACACCCTGTTTGCTAAAGTGGACGGCGTGGTCACCTTTGAAGACTTTGGCAAGAACCGTAAGCGGGTGTCTGTGTATCCGTCGTCTACGGAATCTTGCTCCTGTGCCCAAGCACAGACGCAGGAACAATGCGGGGCGAATTGCTGA
- the obgE gene encoding GTPase ObgE yields the protein MGFVDEVKFFVNAGDGGNGCVSFRREKFVPKGGPNGGDGGRGGSVIIEADSRKQSLIDFRYRSHFKAERGGNGQGSDKHGRGGKDTAIYVPPGSVVKDVETGRVLADLTAPGQRFIAAHGGRGGFGNARFATSTNRAPRKATPGTPGEEFWLKIELKLLADVGLIGLPNAGKSTLLSRLSAANPKVAPYPFTTLTPQLGVLHLEFMAPCIIADIPGLIEGASEGVGLGHQFLRHVERTSILLHVIDASTEDEQPLQDYQVLAAELAAYNEELLDRTHLVALNKIDCIDEDRLEELRALFKKNGIDVLAFSAKENIDIDKLKDLLGDLLEKQREAASDGTEENGREENDEA from the coding sequence ATGGGTTTTGTCGACGAAGTAAAATTTTTCGTAAACGCCGGTGACGGTGGCAACGGCTGCGTCAGTTTCCGACGGGAAAAATTTGTTCCCAAGGGAGGACCGAACGGCGGCGACGGCGGTCGAGGCGGTTCTGTCATTATTGAGGCTGATTCCCGGAAGCAGTCATTGATCGATTTTCGCTATCGCTCCCATTTCAAGGCGGAACGGGGCGGGAACGGCCAAGGCAGTGATAAACATGGCCGAGGCGGCAAGGACACCGCTATTTATGTGCCTCCAGGCTCCGTTGTCAAGGATGTCGAGACAGGCCGGGTACTTGCCGACCTCACTGCACCGGGTCAACGCTTTATAGCAGCGCACGGCGGCAGAGGGGGCTTTGGTAATGCCCGCTTTGCCACCTCAACAAACCGGGCCCCGCGCAAGGCGACTCCAGGTACTCCCGGCGAAGAATTCTGGTTGAAAATCGAGCTTAAACTCCTGGCTGATGTCGGCCTCATCGGCCTGCCCAATGCGGGCAAATCCACATTGCTTTCTCGGCTCTCTGCAGCCAATCCCAAAGTTGCTCCATATCCCTTCACCACTCTGACTCCGCAACTGGGTGTACTCCATCTGGAATTCATGGCCCCCTGCATTATCGCGGATATTCCCGGCCTCATTGAAGGAGCCAGCGAGGGTGTCGGGCTCGGGCACCAATTTCTCCGCCATGTGGAACGAACAAGCATTCTGCTCCATGTCATTGACGCTTCAACTGAGGATGAGCAACCTTTGCAGGATTATCAGGTACTGGCGGCTGAACTCGCAGCCTATAACGAGGAGTTACTGGACCGCACTCATCTGGTTGCCCTGAATAAAATAGACTGCATTGACGAAGACAGGCTGGAGGAACTCCGAGCCCTGTTCAAAAAGAACGGAATAGATGTTCTCGCTTTTTCTGCCAAAGAAAATATCGATATAGACAAGCTCAAGGATCTGCTCGGCGACCTGCTTGAAAAACAAAGGGAGGCAGCTTCAGACGGGACAGAAGAAAACGGGAGAGAGGAGAACGACGAGGCATGA